The following is a genomic window from Theobroma cacao cultivar B97-61/B2 chromosome 10, Criollo_cocoa_genome_V2, whole genome shotgun sequence.
TACTTTtctcatttgctctttcttccttcttctttttaactttaattttccttcaaataataaataagaaatcTGTTATgttattatctttataaaaCTATGAGCCTTATTTACGGTTTGTAATAAGTATTCAACAATTAAGTACtattgttataatatttatagattttttattttaatgtagaatttatatcatattattatattatctttattttatgtgatagctgacttatttgaattaaaaattttgattgttaatttatattagtcatttaaaaaatatatgataattGTTTTAGGCCTTTAAGCTTATTGGGCCGCCCCTGACGAAGTGGACAACTGTTATTAACCAGAACATGCACTAAGACACCTCGTAAACACTGATATAATATTCTTAATAATCAGTACAATGAAGCTaaatacataataaaaaaacaaaatgataaaGTCAATGCATGCTCAGTCCAGAGCCGACCCTTGGGTAAAGCCACCCAAGCAAGGGCTTTAGGCCCCCAATTTAGAGAGGCCCTAAATTTGGAAATGttctataattttataatataattaattatattaaaaatatataaaaataattagtaattaataaaattatctacTTTCTCACTTTTCTAATTATGTggttaatatattttaattttctatcattttttaatttctagaatgttattaattctcaattatttctcttatttccaatcaactaacaatcatatgtatttaatcatctccaacagtttttttttcttacttatttctcctattttcaattaacatattcaataaatttcaaaaactatttttttcttttatataaaattaattttttttcaatgtataatatctattttggcatttttcttttctcatttgctctttcttcattcttctttttaacttcaattttccttCAAAGAATAAATAAGAAGTCTGTTATgttattatctttataaaaCCGTGAGCCTTATTTACGGTTTGtaataaatattcaacaatTAAGTACTATTGTTCTAATATTTacagattttttattttaatttagagtttatatcatattattatattatctttattttatgtgataattgatttatttgaattaaaaattttgattgatgatatatattagtcatttaaaaaatttatgataatcgctttaagcctttaacctTATTGGGCTACCCCTGGCTCAATCAATATATGCTTTAGCTCTAACAGTATGTGTGTACAAAACAGAGTACCAAGTTGTTCCAAGTAGCAAAGGAATGGGATGCGATGAGGGGATTAGTCAGCAAGTAGTATACATAAGACAGGTGGAAGGTGACAGGTTTGCATAGGGACAACGCCAAAGATGGGGTACGAAGCTCTTCATTATAGTAGGCAACATTTTTTTAGCAGGATTCTTTTCTGTTTTGAGTTTGGCTGGTTATGTTTATGCGGATAGGCAGTAAAGATCAGTAGGAAAAGTGGCAGGTTTTTATGTGTTTCGCTATTACTGGCTTTATACTAATAGGTGTTAGGAAgaggaatgttttgtttttaatcaGCTGAGCCTTTTTTGTAGAAGTCATGTTGTTTTTAGGTAAGGGTAGAGAGATGGCTATCATAGATATTTTGCTATTTATTGGTATGAAAAATCGTTAATGACTTTTTTGAGCGGTGGTTTATTGTGTAACTGTTCAGTTGTGATGATACACAAACTTGTTGTTTCATGTCAACAAAAGTCTTTAGCAATTAGCTTAGAGACTTTGGATGGCATATTAGTTACTAATAAAATTGcttttcaataataataatatgaacttgtttgtgaaagaaaaaacattaaGTAGCTTTTAATTACTTCAGATTCTTTTTCAGTGAAAAACTTCGGTGTTTTTCAAAAAGAGTTTTGTAACATTTTCAATGGCTTATCAAACACATTTACCATTTTGGCAAGGGTCCAactattatattttgttttaagtaaAATCTCCATGAATGTTGTTTTTACAAACCTTCTCTACATGACCTAACTGCTTACATGCATTACACTTTACATCAAGTCTGAACTATCAATATGCCTCAGTGTGACTTCTCTTCTTGCAGTGAGGACAAACAAGGAATCTAGTTCTTTCGTTTTGAACTTTTCTACCCTGAGTGTTTCCTCTCTCCTTGTCCTTAACTTCACTCACATTTTTCTTGGTTGAAGCTTCTGCATGTGCTTTACCCTTCATTCAAACGGTAAAGCCAAGAttagttttttcatttttccttgcAGCCCTCTTCTGTTCATCAACTTCTAAAATATTCACCAAATTTGATATACAAAGTTGTGAGATATCTTTCACTTATTCCAAAGATGATACTATGGCATCAAACCTTTCAGGTAAGCTTATAAGAACTTTCTTCACAACCTTAGCATCAGACAAAGTCTCTCCCAATAGTCGAATTTGATTCACGAACTTCATCACTGCATCAACGAATTCCTGCACAATCTAACTTCCTTCCATCCTCAATAATTCATATTGCCTTCTGAGGTTCTGAAGACGAATTTGCTTGCTTTCAGCAAACCCCAAAAACTCTTCGTCAAGCTTATTCTAGGTTTCTTTTATTGTCTCACATCCCATAATCCGACTAAGAACTGACTCTATAACAGTTGAGTGTATAAAGGATAAGGCTCTGAATTTCTTTGCTATATCCTCTTCATATTGCTTCACCTGTGTTGGGGTGGCATTATCTCTCAATTCTGGTGCTTCTGTCTCATTTTCAACTATATTCCATAGATTGACACCTTTTAGGAATGCTTTCATTCTAATAGCCCAAACAAGATAGTTAGAGCCATCGAAAATGGGTGTAGTCTGTTGTGTGACAGTTGAGGCTGACATTTTGATGTAGAATAAACTTGTCATGAGTGAGAAGAGGATTTTAACAAGCTCAAAGATCAGTTATCTGCTCTGAGACCATGACATGAAACTTaaagaaaactgaaaaaaaatggtttaGACTGTTCTATGGAGAGGAAGAAAAACAGAGCACAAGATGGAGAAGGAAAGATACTTCATTATTCAGCAAacacataatatatatacaagcaTTATATGGTTAACAACTGTTTACAAAGTGGACAAGTGTTATTAACCAGAACATGCAATAAGACACCTCATAAGCACTGGTATGATATTCTTAATAACCAGTACAATGAAGCaaaatacataataaaaaaacaaaatgataaaGTCAATACATGCTTTAGCTCTAACAGTATGTGTGTACAAAACAGAGTACCAAGTTGTTCCAAGTAGCAAAGGAATGGGATGTGATGAAGGGATTAGTCAGCAAGTAGTGTACATAAGACAGGTGGAAGGTGGCAGGTTTATGTAGGGACAACGCCAAAGATGGGGTACGATGCTCTTCATTATAGTAGGCAACGCTTTTTTAGCAGGATTCTTTTCTGTTTTGAGTCTAGCTGGTTATGTTTATGTGGATAGGCAGTAAAGATCAGTAGGAAAAGTGGCAGGTTTTTATGTGTTTTGCTGTTACTGGCCTTATACTAATAGGTGTTAGGAAGAATGTTTTGTTGTTAATCGGCTGAGCCTTTTTTGTAGAAGTCATGTTGTTTTAGGTAAGGGTAGAGAGATGGCTATCATAGATATTTTGCTATTTATTGGTATGAAAAACCGTCAATGACTTTTTTGAGGAGGGGTTTATTGTGTAACTGTTCAGTTGTGATGATACACAAACTTGTTGTTTCATGTCAATACAAGTCTTTAGCAATTAGCTTAGAGACTTTGGATGGCATATTAGTTACTAATAAAATTgctttttaataataataataatatgaacttgtttgtgaaagaaaaaacattaaGTAGCTTTTaattacttcaatttttttttcagtgaAAAACTTCGgtgttttttaaaaagagtTTTGTAACATTTTCAATGGCTTATCAAATACATATACCATTTTGGCGAGGGTCCAActattatatttgttttaagtaaaaTCTCTATGAAtgttgtttgtttgttttttaattggaaaaagaGATATTCGAAATCCTGCTCATTAGATAAAGCAATTATGCACTaaccaataaattaaatatttgagtGTATGAATGTTGTTAATTTGCTTGATGTTACTTCTTTGTTTCTTagctttgtttttgtttgccGGGCATGTGCTTTAACTTTTAGTAGCAAGGAGTCTCCTCTTCTTTTGAATAATAAACTTTTTAGTTTATCAGAAAAAATTGTTAAGAAAAGTTCCGTCTGTAGCAATAAATAAGGTAAGTATAGATTGATTCTATTTTTGCGCTTGacaaatattcttttatttttatttagtgtGTATGATTTTGGAATATATAAcaaaagagttttttttttcatctaaaaAATCTCAacaaatgttttaattttattgagtttaaatcaaaattttgaattttaatgaTTGAAATGTTATTTTAGAGATAATATTCTATtacacatacatacatacatacatacatatctatatatacatatatatatgtatctaTATGTGTATGATATGTATACTTAGATTGTATCACGTGGAAATTGAAGTTCTCTTTGTTATGGGGTTCTGTCTCTTGTGCTTCCTTTGGGTGCTTTcgatgtttttttttattttttttattttgaaagttgGTGCTTTATTGAAATTGCAGCTAGAATGCCATGAAGAGTCTTCTACTTTAAAGGTAAAAGACTCTCTGAGGCTTTAAAGCTAGCTTAATGAGCCTGAACAGAACAACAGCTGCAAAACTTGGCAGCCTTCGGagcttttattaatttatttaattttataattaataacgATCATAAAAGTGCCATCTTCGTtactttatgcaatctttgtATATTGTAGCTGAATCTATGAAAGTTGGGTTAACACTTAAAAAGTGTTGAGCAAGTGCTACCAAAATTATTACTAATATCACACGCCAATAAAGATGCTGCCCAAAGACCAAATTACTGTGGTGAGGATTTCATTTATATTCAGATCAAGATGGCTCCAGTCCACGGTCGTTTCTCACAGTCATTGTGGAGGAGGGGGATGGGGATCCCTGTTCTCTTTGCAGCAAGCAGCATCGCTACTTGattattgagaattttaattgTTCCCTTAAAATATCTTATTGCAGCTTAGGTTCTGATATCGAGAGATCAATGGGTTTTCGGGCATGGTTAAGACAAGTGCTGCGGACGATACAAGGTTTAaaccttttacttttttttttttgctcgaATTTTTTCAGAAATTAAAAGCATTGTTGTACTAACCCGAGGTCCTAGTGAATATTTTGATGAACGTAATTGGATTCTTGGTGCTCTCAGAGAAAGTAGATCATTTTCTGGGTCGAGGTGTGAGACCAGAAGATGAACCCAATATATCAGGTGATAATGGAACTGGAACTGGAACTGGATCGGGAAATGAAGAATCTCCCCAGTCCCCGAAATCATGCATTTGTCAAAGACCATGGGTTCCCAGGCAGCCTTCTCCTCATCTGCCTGGTACTTACTCTCTATCTcacatagtttttttttttttttaattgaggtAAGGGGATTCAAATCCTACTCTTCAGACATAATGAATCAGATGTTCGGATTTCTCTATCTCACGTAGTTATCTATATGGATTTctcttataaattttaaaggtAGGAATGTGCCCAATGGGTCAAggtccaatttttttttcttatgtaTGTGAAGAGCTTGATCCTGAGCTACATATATGGGAGTTCTTCCATTGCATAAACCTCATTCTTTCTATCTCACATTTGAATTCGAAACCTTCAATCACAAATTCTAAACTGTTAAAGTGCCTTCTTGAGAACGGTCTAGGTCCATTTAGAAACCAAATCTTATCCACAAGGTAGActgtttctttgtttattGGCAATAGAACCTACCTATATTATCTTCTGTGCGTGAAACCAGATTGGATGACAGGTTTTGGCCAAATTGTTGCTTCTATTTACAAATTGGCCATGTAATTTGGATAACATTACCAATCTTAGTTAAACTGGTGAAAGCCTGGAAAGGTATCAtgttaaattaactaattttatATTCTTCTTTGTTTGCTTTATTTCAGAGACAAACAAAGAATTTTACGTAGAACAAGGCGTGCCACTTTATAGGGCCACACTAAATGGTGACAGGGAAAAGTTGCAACAAATTCTAAACCCATATGGCAGAACACTTTTATGTTCCAGCATCACGGGGGCACGTGAAACAGCTCTTCATGTTGCGGTAGAAGCAAGACAGGTTGCCGTCGTAAAGGAATTGGTGGGAAGAATGGAATCGGGAGACTTGGAACTGCAAGATGGCAGGGGGAACACTGCCTTCTGCGTCGCGGCCGCGACCGGCAGTGTTAATATTGCAAAGATTTTGATGGACGAGAATGCGGACCTTGCATTCATCCGAGGTGCCGAAAACAGGACACCACTCTACATTGCTGCGGTGTGTGGATATCCTGAAATGCTTCGGTTTCTATACAAAAAATTCGAGCCGCATATACCTTGTCTGCACGAGGAGGAGCAACGAGGCATTTTCTTCGCTTGCATTCGGGCTGGTTTGTTTGGTAAGCATAACACTTTGTAGGTCAAATTATGACTGTGGTCTTATCTTATTATTTGAACAAATTGAGTCCTTACACTCTAAAAAATTGTCCATTCAAGGACTATTACTAACTCCGTTAGCTCTTCTCTGTTAAAAAGACTTTGTTACCACATTCAATGTCAAAAAGCTTTTGGAATTAACAATTGTTCTGACATATACCTTTTTAGAGTACCAAGACTCAACGTTTTTTAGACTTAAAACTAGAATTTGACAATTTTTTATGCCAAACATTCACTTTTTATTAATAGAAAAGCTTAAACAGTCTTCTagttcaaaaca
Proteins encoded in this region:
- the LOC18587277 gene encoding acyl-CoA-binding domain-containing protein 2, with the protein product MGFRAWLRQVLRTIQEKVDHFLGRGVRPEDEPNISGDNGTGTGTGSGNEESPQSPKSCICQRPWVPRQPSPHLPETNKEFYVEQGVPLYRATLNGDREKLQQILNPYGRTLLCSSITGARETALHVAVEARQVAVVKELVGRMESGDLELQDGRGNTAFCVAAATGSVNIAKILMDENADLAFIRGAENRTPLYIAAVCGYPEMLRFLYKKFEPHIPCLHEEEQRGIFFACIRAGLFGKHNTL